Proteins encoded in a region of the Desulfobulbaceae bacterium genome:
- a CDS encoding GGGtGRT protein translates to MALFEGYERRIAQITEVLGRNGIASLEEAETICKSKRLDVANIVREVQPICFDNACWAYTVGAALAIKRGQTQAASIAETLGEGLQAFCIPGSVADDRKVGIGHGNLAAMLLREETQCFAFVAGHESFAAAEGAIGLARSANRARKTPLRVILNGLGKDAAHIISRINGFTHVATSFNYQTGELSIVKETPYSSGERAKVHCYGADDVREGVAINHHEGVDVSITGNSTNPTRFQHPVVATYKKECQLAGRKFFSVASGGGTGRTLHPDNMGAGPASYGMTDTMGRMHSDAQFAGSSSVPAHVEMMGLIGMGNNPMVGASVAVAVAIEQAMA, encoded by the coding sequence ATGGCCTTATTTGAAGGATACGAGAGACGAATCGCCCAGATCACTGAGGTCTTGGGTAGGAACGGCATCGCCTCGCTTGAGGAAGCGGAAACAATTTGTAAGAGTAAAAGACTGGATGTGGCAAACATAGTCCGCGAGGTGCAGCCCATCTGCTTTGATAATGCCTGCTGGGCATATACGGTTGGAGCGGCGCTGGCGATCAAACGGGGCCAGACCCAGGCGGCATCCATTGCAGAAACCCTGGGGGAGGGACTCCAGGCCTTCTGCATCCCGGGATCTGTCGCCGACGATCGCAAGGTAGGCATAGGCCACGGCAATCTGGCCGCCATGTTGCTACGGGAAGAGACACAATGCTTTGCTTTCGTAGCCGGGCATGAATCTTTTGCCGCCGCGGAAGGGGCCATCGGTCTGGCCCGTTCCGCCAATCGAGCCAGGAAAACCCCACTCAGGGTAATCTTAAACGGTCTGGGCAAGGATGCAGCCCACATCATCTCCAGAATCAACGGCTTTACCCATGTTGCCACCAGTTTCAACTACCAGACAGGAGAGCTGTCGATCGTCAAGGAAACTCCATACTCCAGCGGCGAACGGGCCAAGGTCCACTGCTACGGGGCCGATGATGTCCGCGAGGGGGTCGCGATCAATCACCACGAGGGCGTCGATGTCTCCATCACCGGCAACTCCACCAACCCCACCCGCTTCCAGCATCCGGTCGTAGCGACCTACAAAAAAGAGTGTCAACTGGCGGGTCGCAAATTCTTCTCGGTGGCCTCAGGCGGCGGCACTGGCCGCACCCTGCACCCTGACAACATGGGGGCAGGCCCAGCCTCCTACGGGATGACCGACACCATGGGCCGGATGCACTCCGACGCTCAGTTTGCCGGCTCGTCGTCAGTCCCGGCCCACGTAGAGATGATGGGCCTGATCGGCATGGGCAACAACCCGATGGTCGGCGCCTCAGTCGCAGTCGCCGTGGCTATCGAACAGGCAATGGCTTGA